The genomic region TTTGGAAGTTCTATCATCTCAACCCTGGGCACGTCAACCCTCCACGCAGAAAACACGAGACCCTTCTCCCTAAGTATATCGAAGAACTTGGGATTAACCTCATACCTATGCCTATGCCTCTCCCTAATCTCCGTGATCCCATAAATGGCATGTGCAATTGTACCCTTCATAATGTTAATCCTCCTATCACCGAGTATCATCGTACCGCCCAATTCCTCAACATCCTTCTCCTCAGGTGTTATATCAATGACTGGATAAGGCGTGTTCGGATCAACCTCGGTCGTGTGAGCACCTTTGAGACCTGCCACATTCCTTGCAAACTCAACAACGGCGAGCTGCATTCCATAGCATATGCCTAGGAATGGAATGTTATTCTCACGTACATACCTAATGGCCTCTATCTTCCCCTCAACACCCCTGGCACCGAATCCCGGTAATACAATCACGGCATCCGCATTATTGAGTTCCGTAACCTTAACGTGATCCTTCTCAATCTCCTCAGTATCGCACCAAACAATGTTCGGCTTGAGCCTTAACTTAGCGGCCGCGTGTTTAATGGCCTCAACAATGCTTATGTAAGAGTCATGGAGCTTAACGTACTTACCGCACATATAAACATTAATCTCCTCCTTCCCATCCTCAAGGGCATTTACAAAGGCAATCCAGTCATCAAGCTTAGGCTCTACCTGGGCTAAACCAAGCTTATTCAATATATACCTGCCCAGACCCTGCTCCTCAAGTACTAGTGGTACTTTATAAATCGTGTCGACGTCGTACGACGTGTAAACGGCGTCGAGAGATACATTAGTGAATAGTGAGATCTTCCTCCTGGTTTGCTCGTCCAATGGCTTAGGTGACCTAGCGATTATTATGTCTGGTTGAATACCAACCCTCCTAAGCTCAGCGACGCTATGCTGTAATGGCTTTGTCTTAAGCTCGCCTGTTGTCGATAATATGGGTACCAGGGCAACATGTACGAATAACACGTCATTGGGCATCTCAAGCCTCATCTGTCTCGCAGCCTCAAGGAATGGTAATCCCTCATAATCACCCACGGTACCACCAATCTCTATCAATACTATGTCCGGCTTCTCCCTCTTCGTTACAAGTAAAATCCTCCTCTTTACCTCCTCGGTAACATGCGGTATTAACTGAACTGTTTGGCCGAGATACTTACCCTTACGCTCCCTCCTTATGACCGTGTAATACACCTGCCCACTGGTTATGTTGTGGTATTTCGGGACCTCTATGTCGAGGAATCGCTCATAATGCCCAAGGTCCAAGTCCGTCTCACCGCCATCAAAGGTTACGAAGACCTCGCCATGCTGGAATGGATTCATTGTACCGGCATCAACATTTAAGTATGGGTCTATCTTTATGGCCGTTACTCGATAGCCCCTGGCCTGTAGGATTTTTCCAATTGATGCTGTTGTGATGCCCTTACCTAAGCCTGATAATACACCGCCAGTTATAAAGATGTATTTTGTCGTCATAATAAGCACGGTACAGCTTAATATTTAATACTTACTCTTATACTGATAGGTCATTACTTAGCCATGCTCTTCATCAGTTCCTCATACACCCCCATTATTAATTCATGCCTCCTCCTCACCTTTTTCTCCAGGTCATAGAGCTCAGTCCTCATTCTATAAAGCTCAATCCTTAATCCATTAACCCTATTGACTATGTCCAACTCACCCGGTGATAATAGGTATT from Vulcanisaeta distributa DSM 14429 harbors:
- a CDS encoding CTP synthase: MTTKYIFITGGVLSGLGKGITTASIGKILQARGYRVTAIKIDPYLNVDAGTMNPFQHGEVFVTFDGGETDLDLGHYERFLDIEVPKYHNITSGQVYYTVIRRERKGKYLGQTVQLIPHVTEEVKRRILLVTKREKPDIVLIEIGGTVGDYEGLPFLEAARQMRLEMPNDVLFVHVALVPILSTTGELKTKPLQHSVAELRRVGIQPDIIIARSPKPLDEQTRRKISLFTNVSLDAVYTSYDVDTIYKVPLVLEEQGLGRYILNKLGLAQVEPKLDDWIAFVNALEDGKEEINVYMCGKYVKLHDSYISIVEAIKHAAAKLRLKPNIVWCDTEEIEKDHVKVTELNNADAVIVLPGFGARGVEGKIEAIRYVRENNIPFLGICYGMQLAVVEFARNVAGLKGAHTTEVDPNTPYPVIDITPEEKDVEELGGTMILGDRRINIMKGTIAHAIYGITEIRERHRHRYEVNPKFFDILREKGLVFSAWRVDVPRVEMIELPNHYFFVATQFHPEFRSRPLRPHPIFVALLRAAYNRKHGLPSPYSVNTTIYA